From the Exiguobacterium aurantiacum genome, one window contains:
- a CDS encoding glycoside hydrolase family 3 C-terminal domain-containing protein → MKTYTLNWDTYKQLARTSVAEGAVLLKNEQATLPIQSGTTVSVFGRSQFNYYKSGTGSGGMVNVSHVTSPLEALQATEGIRLNASLLETYEIWVEANPFDQGVGWAGEPWSQPEMAVTDELVAEAAGASDMALVFIGRTAGEDRDNTADPGSYLLTDIEQALIEKVSKTFTKTAVVLNVGNIINMDWAHQPSAILYAWQGGLEGGTGLVDVLTGAVTPSGKLTDTIAKSIEDYPSTKNFGHADKGIYQEDIYVGYRYFETFAKDAVLYPFGFGLSYTTFTTDVATAGEQDGVITVTVDVTNTGAVDGKEVVQLYIEKPQGVLGNPARSLVAFDKTDTLAPGERTTLTLSIPVADFASYDDNGATGHVSSFVLEAGTYELHLGTDVRSARPVFAYEEASQQLVETLSENMAPVTPFDRIKPVAGEHGYLVEYVPTPLRAVDVEARYLAERPVTRDYAGDNGLTLKDVYAGKVELDAFLDQLTDEDLACIVRGQGMNSPRVTPGTAAAFGGVSDRLNELGIPAACCADGPSGIRMDIGTKAFALPNGTLLASTFNVELVEDLFEMIGLEMRKNRVDTLLGPGMNIHRNPLNGRNFEYFSEDPHVTGKMAIAQLNGMHRVGVTGTLKHFSANNQEAHRHDIDSIVSERALREIYLKGFEMAVKEGKASSIMTTYGAVNGVWTAGLYDQNTRILRDEWGFDGIVMTDWWAKVNHQEDEPANRQNTAAMVQSQNDLYMVVDRPDTNSFDDNTGAALADGSLTRGELLRSAANICRFVLQSPAMERELGIHDGTVEVIGLDEEAGQAIDFDVTYRHLENGESVSLSDADTSTGNTHVFAVSVDETGTYDVTITAKSDAGELAQMPVTLFANNIPGPTFTFNGTDGEWVTQTKQVFFLNQHNYLQLYFALGGLDVKDITFTLVDSFSMKNG, encoded by the coding sequence ATGAAGACTTACACATTGAACTGGGATACATATAAACAATTGGCGCGGACATCCGTCGCAGAAGGGGCCGTCCTCTTGAAGAATGAGCAGGCGACGCTTCCGATTCAATCGGGGACGACCGTTTCTGTCTTCGGGCGCAGCCAATTCAACTACTACAAGAGCGGCACGGGATCAGGTGGGATGGTCAACGTCTCGCACGTGACGAGTCCGCTCGAGGCGCTTCAGGCGACCGAAGGCATTCGATTGAACGCGTCGCTTCTTGAGACGTACGAGATTTGGGTCGAAGCGAATCCGTTCGACCAAGGTGTCGGTTGGGCCGGCGAACCGTGGTCACAGCCAGAGATGGCGGTGACGGACGAGCTCGTCGCGGAAGCGGCAGGAGCCTCCGACATGGCGCTCGTCTTCATCGGACGCACGGCTGGTGAGGACCGGGATAACACGGCCGACCCGGGCAGCTATTTGTTGACGGACATCGAGCAGGCGTTGATTGAGAAGGTGTCAAAAACATTCACGAAGACGGCCGTCGTCTTGAACGTCGGCAATATCATCAACATGGACTGGGCGCATCAACCGAGCGCAATCCTCTACGCATGGCAAGGGGGATTAGAAGGTGGGACAGGACTCGTCGACGTGTTGACGGGTGCGGTAACGCCATCTGGAAAGTTGACCGATACGATCGCGAAATCGATTGAGGACTACCCGTCGACGAAAAACTTTGGACATGCGGACAAAGGCATCTACCAAGAAGACATCTATGTCGGCTACCGTTATTTCGAGACGTTCGCCAAGGACGCGGTGCTCTATCCGTTCGGCTTCGGCTTGTCATACACGACGTTCACGACCGACGTCGCGACGGCGGGCGAACAGGACGGCGTGATCACGGTGACCGTCGATGTGACGAACACAGGCGCCGTTGACGGAAAAGAGGTCGTCCAGCTGTACATCGAGAAGCCACAAGGTGTGCTCGGCAACCCGGCCCGTTCGCTCGTCGCTTTCGATAAGACGGATACGCTCGCACCGGGAGAACGGACGACGCTCACACTCAGCATACCGGTCGCGGACTTCGCGAGCTATGACGACAACGGCGCGACAGGGCACGTATCAAGCTTTGTTCTCGAGGCGGGCACATACGAGCTTCACCTCGGGACCGACGTCCGCTCGGCGCGACCGGTGTTCGCGTATGAAGAGGCATCTCAACAACTTGTCGAGACGCTCAGCGAGAACATGGCCCCGGTCACCCCGTTCGACCGCATCAAGCCGGTCGCTGGCGAGCATGGCTATTTGGTCGAATACGTGCCGACGCCGCTCCGTGCGGTCGATGTCGAGGCACGCTATCTCGCCGAACGTCCGGTCACGCGCGACTACGCCGGTGACAACGGCTTAACACTGAAGGACGTTTATGCGGGCAAGGTCGAGCTCGACGCGTTCCTCGATCAATTGACGGACGAAGATCTCGCCTGCATCGTGCGGGGACAAGGGATGAACTCGCCACGGGTGACACCGGGGACGGCCGCTGCGTTCGGTGGGGTATCGGACCGCTTGAACGAACTCGGCATCCCAGCGGCATGTTGCGCAGACGGCCCGTCCGGCATCCGGATGGACATCGGGACGAAGGCGTTCGCCCTTCCGAACGGGACGCTCCTCGCTTCGACGTTCAACGTCGAATTGGTCGAAGACCTGTTCGAGATGATTGGACTCGAGATGCGGAAAAATCGCGTCGATACGCTCCTCGGACCTGGGATGAATATCCACCGCAACCCACTGAACGGCCGGAACTTCGAGTACTTCTCGGAAGACCCGCACGTGACCGGCAAGATGGCGATCGCCCAATTGAACGGGATGCATCGCGTCGGCGTGACGGGAACGCTCAAACACTTCAGCGCCAACAACCAAGAGGCACACCGTCACGATATCGATTCAATCGTTTCAGAGCGGGCGCTGCGTGAGATTTACTTGAAAGGGTTCGAGATGGCCGTCAAAGAAGGCAAGGCGTCATCGATCATGACGACGTACGGCGCCGTCAACGGCGTGTGGACGGCCGGGCTCTATGACCAGAACACACGTATCCTCCGTGACGAGTGGGGCTTTGACGGCATCGTCATGACCGACTGGTGGGCGAAAGTGAACCACCAAGAAGACGAGCCGGCGAACCGTCAGAACACGGCAGCGATGGTCCAGTCGCAAAACGACTTATATATGGTCGTTGACCGTCCGGACACGAACTCGTTCGATGACAACACGGGGGCGGCACTCGCTGATGGCTCGCTCACGCGCGGTGAACTGCTCCGGAGTGCGGCGAACATCTGTCGTTTCGTCTTACAGTCTCCGGCGATGGAGCGCGAGCTCGGTATTCACGACGGCACGGTCGAGGTGATTGGGCTCGACGAGGAAGCCGGACAAGCCATCGATTTCGATGTGACGTATCGCCATCTCGAAAACGGGGAGAGTGTCAGCTTGAGTGACGCCGACACGTCGACAGGGAACACGCACGTCTTTGCCGTCTCGGTCGATGAGACGGGCACGTACGACGTGACGATCACGGCCAAATCGGACGCGGGCGAACTCGCCCAGATGCCGGTCACGTTGTTCGCCAACAACATCCCGGGCCCGACGTTCACGTTCAACGGGACGGACGGGGAATGGGTGACGCAGACGAAGCAAGTGTTCTTCTTGAACCAACACAACTATTTGCAGCTCTACTTCGCACTCGGCGGTCTCGACGTGAAAGACATCACGTTCACGCTCGTCGACTCGTTCAGCATGAAAAACGGATAA
- a CDS encoding alpha/beta hydrolase, whose protein sequence is MEQTYEQLVRLLSQSQNMNYENGVETIIKPIPDADVTGDLDPRVLAVIKGYAASELETSFDLASARASMGWPNRDVTTMDIATDHVMIPSADGDIPARLYRPRTEETLPAILFFHGGGFFGGTLDTVENPCKLLAEKANALVVSVEYRLAPEHPFPAGLNDCYRALEWVHERAAELGVSRDDIAVAGDSAGGNLATACCLLDRSNETNMIRFQALIYPVVNLGSIPTDDYEWTLDRYEIKHHHDLIRGVVMALGDSEDLLNQIYLQGKAELTDPLVSPLFADDVNGLPPALIITAEYDYLRLEGEAYARKLARDGVPTRLIQYRGMDHAFMDKLGDFPQAEDCLIEIANGMKEMTR, encoded by the coding sequence ATGGAACAAACTTATGAACAACTGGTAAGGCTCTTGAGCCAGTCTCAAAACATGAATTATGAGAACGGCGTCGAGACAATCATCAAACCTATCCCAGACGCTGATGTGACCGGAGACCTCGATCCACGAGTGTTAGCCGTCATCAAAGGATATGCCGCATCCGAGCTGGAAACGTCATTCGACTTGGCGTCCGCCCGTGCCAGCATGGGTTGGCCGAACCGTGACGTGACGACGATGGACATCGCGACAGACCACGTTATGATTCCGAGCGCTGACGGCGACATCCCGGCGCGCCTGTATCGGCCGCGTACGGAAGAGACGTTACCGGCCATTCTGTTCTTTCACGGCGGTGGCTTCTTCGGAGGGACGCTCGATACGGTCGAGAACCCGTGTAAACTGCTCGCCGAGAAAGCGAACGCCCTCGTCGTCTCGGTTGAATACCGGCTCGCGCCGGAGCATCCGTTTCCAGCCGGACTGAACGACTGTTACCGAGCGCTCGAATGGGTGCACGAGCGTGCCGCTGAGCTCGGGGTGTCACGGGACGACATCGCCGTTGCCGGCGACAGTGCCGGTGGGAACTTGGCGACCGCTTGTTGCTTACTAGACCGCTCGAACGAGACGAACATGATTCGTTTCCAGGCGCTCATTTATCCGGTCGTCAATTTGGGCTCCATTCCGACAGACGATTACGAATGGACGCTCGACCGCTATGAAATCAAGCATCATCATGATTTGATCCGTGGCGTCGTCATGGCGCTCGGTGATTCAGAAGACTTGTTGAACCAAATCTACCTACAAGGCAAGGCCGAGCTGACCGACCCGCTCGTGTCGCCGTTGTTCGCGGATGATGTAAACGGCTTACCGCCAGCTTTGATCATCACGGCCGAATACGATTACCTTCGTCTCGAAGGTGAGGCGTACGCACGTAAACTCGCACGTGACGGCGTGCCGACACGACTGATTCAATATCGCGGGATGGATCACGCCTTTATGGACAAGCTCGGCGACTTCCCGCAAGCCGAAGACTGTTTGATTGAAATCGCAAATGGAATGAAGGAGATGACACGATGA
- a CDS encoding aminoglycoside 6-adenylyltransferase, with protein MYSTVERDTHFQHVLHHLQTNTGVQGVVQLGSGAAGYQDQYSDIDLMVAARTGVDPQSIKQHLAGYFLQLSPVFIKEKRFGPDIFLLIVLLENQLEFNVSIAPLEILPVRSPLWNVVVDRDGQLLQRMESEHERFISSPIRYETGDVPFEFIYASLALEKELKRNNPIYALKMLETLRELTLTAQALKEGRKVHQFKAYHTLNHSFIEDYLQTYPGSVDLVSIRRAKQSLHTLFATCLEDHPQFKLKPYMERLLQER; from the coding sequence ATGTACAGTACAGTCGAAAGAGATACACACTTCCAACACGTGCTTCACCATCTACAAACCAACACAGGTGTTCAAGGTGTCGTTCAGCTCGGCTCCGGTGCCGCAGGCTATCAGGACCAATACTCTGATATCGATTTAATGGTCGCTGCCCGTACTGGCGTTGACCCCCAATCCATCAAGCAGCATCTAGCCGGCTACTTTCTCCAGTTATCCCCGGTTTTCATCAAAGAGAAGCGGTTCGGACCGGATATCTTTTTATTGATCGTCCTGCTCGAGAATCAATTGGAATTTAACGTCTCCATCGCCCCGCTGGAAATCCTACCGGTCCGTTCCCCGCTTTGGAATGTGGTCGTCGACCGGGACGGACAACTCCTCCAACGCATGGAAAGCGAACATGAACGGTTCATCTCGAGTCCAATCCGGTATGAGACAGGTGACGTTCCTTTCGAGTTCATCTATGCCTCGCTGGCGCTTGAGAAAGAGTTGAAGCGAAACAATCCCATTTATGCCTTGAAAATGCTCGAGACGTTGCGCGAGTTGACGTTGACGGCTCAGGCGCTGAAAGAAGGACGAAAGGTCCATCAATTCAAGGCGTATCATACGTTGAATCATTCGTTCATCGAGGACTATTTACAGACATATCCGGGCTCCGTCGACCTGGTGTCAATCCGACGCGCCAAACAATCACTTCACACATTGTTTGCAACTTGTTTGGAAGACCATCCGCAGTTCAAACTTAAACCGTATATGGAGCGTTTGCTTCAAGAGCGATAA
- the solA gene encoding N-methyl-L-tryptophan oxidase — MSQPVRYDVAVIGAGTMGMSAASFLTERGAHTLVIDAFDPPHNKGSHHGDTRMIRHAYGEGRAYVSLVKRAQKLWEDLDRTSQYPIFKKTGVLGIGPRDSAFLGETIASAEKYDLPLQRLSKGDIETRWPGLSIPDDYIGCYETESGLLYSENAIRAYRERAVANGAELVMNTPVESLEFHEDGVTIVTSEATLYAKKVIVTVGAWAKQLLPDLSLPLTPTRKVVGWFEADETLYSDASFPSFFVEDNDRMFYGFPSLDGAGLKVGRTDGGQAIDPNLHTQDFGRYEADEGDLRHFLATYIPEANGALNQGKTCLYTMSDDHDFIVDVHPEHHNVLIACGFSGHGFKFGSVMGEVLSQLTLDGQTSFDLSRFRLARFRA, encoded by the coding sequence ATGTCACAACCAGTACGATATGATGTCGCCGTCATCGGCGCCGGCACGATGGGCATGTCAGCCGCCTCGTTTTTAACGGAACGCGGTGCCCATACGCTCGTTATCGATGCGTTCGACCCGCCTCACAACAAAGGCAGTCATCACGGGGACACCCGGATGATCCGACATGCCTACGGGGAAGGTCGTGCGTATGTCTCACTCGTCAAACGGGCCCAAAAATTATGGGAAGATCTCGACCGTACGTCGCAGTATCCTATTTTCAAGAAAACGGGTGTCCTCGGTATCGGGCCACGCGATTCGGCGTTTCTCGGTGAGACGATTGCCTCGGCCGAAAAGTATGACTTGCCGCTCCAGCGTTTGTCGAAAGGAGACATCGAGACACGTTGGCCCGGACTCTCGATTCCAGACGACTATATCGGTTGCTATGAGACCGAGTCGGGACTGCTCTACAGCGAGAACGCGATTCGAGCGTATCGCGAACGGGCCGTCGCAAACGGTGCCGAGCTCGTCATGAACACGCCGGTCGAGTCACTCGAATTCCATGAGGACGGGGTCACCATCGTCACGTCCGAGGCGACGTTATACGCCAAGAAAGTGATCGTCACAGTCGGGGCCTGGGCGAAACAACTGCTCCCCGACCTGTCGCTCCCGCTCACACCGACCCGGAAAGTCGTCGGTTGGTTCGAGGCTGACGAGACGCTTTATTCGGATGCGTCGTTCCCGTCGTTCTTCGTCGAGGACAATGACCGGATGTTCTATGGATTCCCAAGTCTTGACGGGGCCGGACTAAAAGTCGGACGGACCGACGGCGGTCAGGCCATCGATCCGAACCTACATACGCAAGACTTCGGTCGCTATGAAGCCGACGAAGGCGATTTGCGCCACTTCCTCGCGACGTATATTCCAGAGGCGAACGGTGCCTTGAATCAAGGCAAGACATGCCTGTATACGATGTCGGACGATCATGATTTCATCGTCGATGTTCATCCCGAACATCACAACGTACTCATCGCCTGCGGTTTCTCAGGTCACGGCTTCAAGTTCGGCAGTGTCATGGGCGAAGTGCTGAGTCAGCTCACGCTAGACGGGCAAACATCGTTCGATTTGAGTCGCTTCCGTCTCGCTCGTTTTCGTGCATGA
- a CDS encoding DEAD/DEAH box helicase: protein MNQPSFSDYRLSEDIQRALGIMKYESPTEVQQKVIPLALERQDLVVKAQTGSGKTAAFGIPVTELIEWEENKPQVLILTPTRELAVQVREDMTNIGRFKRIKATAVYGKEPFSKQREELKQKTHIVVGTPGRVMDHIERETLVLDKIDYLIIDEADEMLNRGFLADVEAILQELPRDRVTMVFSATFPNDIERLCQKHMNEPIRVAIESSGVTASTIEHGLIEVRREDKLAVLKDVTVVENPDSCLIFCRTKEHVDTVYTELDQAGYSCERLHGGLEQEDRFAVMEGFKMGNFRYLVATDVAARGIDVDNVNLVINYDVPMEKESYVHRTGRTGRAGNAGKAITLATPHEGKFVRAIEAFIKFDIPEMDAPTEREVARNQAAFEEKLSGRRVVRNNKTARINQDIMKLHFSGGKKKKLRAVDFVGTIAKIPGVSADDIGIITINDQMTYVDILNGKGSLVLQAMESTPIKGKKLKVSKAHK, encoded by the coding sequence ATGAATCAACCAAGCTTTTCAGACTATCGCCTAAGCGAAGATATCCAACGCGCACTAGGCATCATGAAATACGAATCACCGACCGAAGTCCAACAGAAAGTCATCCCGCTCGCACTCGAGCGTCAAGACTTGGTCGTCAAAGCCCAAACCGGCAGCGGGAAGACCGCAGCGTTCGGCATCCCTGTCACGGAACTCATCGAATGGGAAGAGAACAAGCCGCAAGTCTTGATTCTCACACCGACGCGCGAACTCGCCGTCCAAGTCCGTGAGGATATGACGAACATCGGTCGTTTCAAACGCATCAAGGCGACCGCCGTCTACGGGAAAGAACCGTTCTCGAAACAACGTGAAGAATTGAAGCAGAAGACGCACATCGTCGTCGGGACACCGGGACGCGTCATGGACCACATCGAACGTGAGACACTCGTTCTCGATAAAATCGATTACTTGATTATCGATGAGGCCGACGAGATGTTGAACCGTGGCTTCCTCGCTGACGTCGAGGCGATCCTCCAAGAATTGCCACGCGACCGTGTGACGATGGTGTTCTCGGCGACGTTCCCGAACGATATCGAGCGCCTGTGTCAGAAGCACATGAACGAACCAATCCGTGTCGCCATCGAATCGAGCGGTGTCACCGCTTCGACGATCGAACACGGCTTGATTGAAGTGCGCCGAGAAGACAAGCTCGCTGTGCTGAAAGATGTGACCGTCGTCGAGAATCCGGACAGCTGCCTCATCTTCTGTCGGACGAAAGAACATGTCGACACGGTTTACACCGAGCTCGATCAGGCCGGTTACTCGTGCGAACGCCTCCACGGTGGCCTTGAGCAAGAAGACCGTTTCGCCGTCATGGAAGGGTTCAAGATGGGCAACTTCCGTTATCTCGTCGCGACCGACGTCGCAGCACGTGGAATCGACGTCGATAACGTCAACCTCGTCATCAACTATGACGTGCCGATGGAAAAAGAGAGCTACGTGCACCGGACCGGACGCACAGGCCGTGCCGGCAACGCCGGAAAAGCGATCACGCTCGCGACACCGCATGAAGGCAAGTTCGTTCGCGCCATCGAAGCGTTCATCAAGTTCGATATCCCGGAGATGGATGCACCGACTGAAAGAGAAGTCGCGCGCAACCAAGCCGCATTCGAAGAGAAGTTGAGCGGTCGACGTGTCGTTCGCAACAACAAGACGGCCCGGATCAACCAAGACATCATGAAGCTACACTTCAGCGGCGGGAAGAAGAAAAAACTCCGCGCCGTCGACTTCGTCGGTACAATCGCCAAAATTCCTGGCGTGTCGGCTGACGATATCGGCATCATCACGATCAACGACCAGATGACGTACGTCGACATTTTGAACGGCAAAGGCTCACTCGTCCTTCAGGCGATGGAATCGACACCGATTAAAGGTAAAAAACTAAAAGTTAGCAAAGCTCATAAATAA
- a CDS encoding DUF4317 domain-containing protein yields the protein MNQKDIAAIRKHFKLNADAVKIADIYNIYIRQDSNEIFHEELRSFPFVEQEHQELFLANFKKVLGGKIDEKLFEVKFQHPEAGQTDHTQTLLYEALRSDDIEEWAGMMQRVALKMVQDAPFEKDMVITFIRFKYNKPTRRHSEETEIDMRDEVWTSRFILGSINQTELPKQSLVFDYIEREFKSNIFINPVIKLDAPVGGFLFPCFTDNAADVNHILYAAQKAHQPDFGFIENVLNGTEIVTAVEEKAMFEEVVKTVIGEEVNVGTLATVYDEINQMILAEAEREDEEESVPMIDARTVEIVLKASGVEDVTTEKVEQAFQQVVDDRQYEMKASSVVPKYTSKSIKINTKVANISISPQDLKYVRQVNVKGKRCLLIELEEDTEIEGFKLISEELLD from the coding sequence ATGAATCAAAAAGACATCGCGGCGATTCGCAAGCATTTCAAGTTGAATGCGGACGCGGTAAAAATCGCTGATATTTATAATATTTATATTCGCCAAGACAGCAACGAGATTTTCCACGAGGAACTGCGCTCGTTCCCGTTTGTCGAGCAGGAGCACCAAGAGCTGTTCCTCGCCAACTTCAAGAAAGTGCTCGGCGGCAAAATTGACGAGAAGTTGTTCGAAGTGAAGTTTCAGCATCCAGAAGCAGGTCAGACCGACCATACGCAAACGTTGTTGTATGAGGCTCTCCGGAGCGACGACATCGAAGAATGGGCCGGTATGATGCAGCGGGTCGCACTCAAGATGGTGCAGGACGCGCCGTTCGAGAAGGACATGGTCATCACGTTCATCCGCTTCAAATACAATAAGCCGACACGCCGTCACTCGGAGGAGACGGAAATCGATATGCGTGACGAGGTATGGACGTCGCGGTTCATCCTCGGCAGCATCAACCAGACCGAGCTCCCAAAACAATCGCTCGTGTTCGACTATATCGAGCGAGAGTTCAAATCGAACATCTTTATCAACCCGGTCATCAAGCTCGACGCCCCGGTCGGCGGTTTCTTGTTCCCGTGTTTCACGGACAATGCGGCCGACGTCAACCATATCTTGTATGCCGCGCAAAAGGCGCATCAACCGGACTTTGGCTTTATCGAGAACGTCTTGAACGGGACCGAGATTGTGACGGCGGTCGAGGAGAAGGCGATGTTCGAGGAGGTCGTCAAGACCGTCATCGGTGAAGAAGTGAACGTCGGGACGCTCGCTACCGTTTACGATGAAATCAACCAGATGATCCTCGCCGAAGCGGAGCGTGAGGACGAGGAAGAGAGCGTGCCGATGATTGACGCCCGCACCGTCGAGATCGTCTTGAAAGCGAGCGGGGTCGAGGACGTGACGACGGAGAAGGTCGAGCAGGCGTTCCAACAAGTCGTCGACGACCGCCAATATGAGATGAAGGCGAGTAGCGTCGTCCCAAAATACACGTCGAAGTCGATTAAAATCAATACGAAAGTCGCCAATATCTCGATCAGCCCGCAAGACTTGAAGTACGTGAGACAAGTGAACGTGAAAGGGAAACGTTGCCTGTTGATTGAACTAGAAGAAGACACGGAAATCGAAGGATTCAAGTTGATCTCGGAAGAGCTGCTCGACTGA
- a CDS encoding HNH endonuclease family protein, whose amino-acid sequence MLKKCISSLFAIVLVATSLHFTTSTASALPPNIPSKADALSKLNALTVQTEGAMTGYSRDLFPHWSSQGNGCNTRHVVLKRDADSVVDECPVTTGKWYSYYDGITFTSPSDIDIDHVVPLAEAWRSGASSWTTTKRQSFANDLNGPQLIAVSASSNRSKGDQDPSTWQPPRTGARCAYAKMWVETKSRWGLSLQSTEKTALQTAINACSY is encoded by the coding sequence ATGCTTAAAAAATGCATCAGTTCGTTATTCGCCATCGTCTTGGTCGCCACGTCGCTCCACTTCACGACGTCGACCGCCTCGGCACTCCCGCCGAACATTCCATCCAAAGCAGATGCGCTCTCGAAATTGAACGCATTGACCGTTCAAACCGAAGGCGCGATGACCGGCTACAGCCGTGACTTGTTTCCGCATTGGAGCAGTCAAGGAAACGGGTGTAACACGCGTCACGTCGTCTTGAAACGGGACGCCGACTCGGTCGTCGACGAGTGTCCGGTCACGACTGGTAAGTGGTACAGTTACTATGATGGCATCACGTTCACGTCGCCGTCTGACATCGATATCGATCACGTGGTGCCATTGGCTGAAGCGTGGCGTTCAGGCGCGAGCAGCTGGACGACGACGAAACGTCAAAGCTTCGCCAACGATTTGAATGGGCCTCAGCTCATCGCCGTCTCGGCCAGCTCGAACCGTTCAAAAGGGGACCAAGATCCTTCGACATGGCAACCTCCACGCACCGGTGCGCGTTGTGCCTATGCGAAGATGTGGGTCGAAACGAAGAGCCGTTGGGGACTCAGCCTTCAGTCAACAGAAAAGACGGCCCTTCAAACGGCGATCAACGCCTGCAGCTATTAA
- a CDS encoding peptide-methionine (S)-S-oxide reductase, which translates to MQTVYLAGGCLWGVQAFIKTLPGVVETEAGRANGTTDSLDGKYDGYVECVKTTFDPNIVTMDELMDYLFEIIDPYSVNRQGEDVGEKYRTGVYSEDLHHVDAARAFIHRRNDVDRIALEVLPLTNYIRSADEHQDRLARCPDDYCHIPKTLLDKYKQ; encoded by the coding sequence ATGCAAACTGTATATCTAGCGGGAGGTTGTCTCTGGGGCGTGCAGGCGTTCATCAAGACGTTACCGGGCGTCGTCGAGACAGAAGCGGGGCGAGCGAATGGGACGACGGATTCGCTCGATGGAAAATATGATGGCTACGTGGAATGCGTCAAAACGACGTTTGACCCAAACATCGTCACGATGGATGAACTGATGGATTACTTGTTTGAAATCATCGACCCATACAGCGTCAACCGTCAAGGCGAGGACGTCGGGGAGAAATATCGGACCGGCGTCTATAGCGAGGATCTTCACCATGTGGATGCGGCCCGTGCGTTTATCCACAGACGGAACGATGTCGACCGGATCGCACTCGAAGTGTTGCCGCTCACGAACTACATCCGAAGCGCGGACGAGCATCAAGACCGGCTCGCGCGATGCCCGGATGATTACTGCCATATCCCGAAGACACTATTAGACAAGTACAAACAATGA
- a CDS encoding nucleotidyltransferase domain-containing protein: MHTIIQQKLIEIEAKYGVKILYAVESGSRAWGFPSKDSDYDVRFIYIHLPEWYLAIDPQGIGQKRDVIEEPINDLLDISGWEITKALRLFRKNNPPLLEWLRSEIVYYQQYTLIDNMRALESDVFYPNSMLHHYLNMAKNNYREYLQGRVVRIKKYFYVLRPILACQWIEKYNTAPPISFHVLLEDSLKDGELKHSIDRLLERKLAGDEFDLEPRITVINEFVEREIQRFEAYVESLDVQVNDPTAQLNDLFRYTLQEVWG, encoded by the coding sequence ATGCATACAATAATCCAGCAAAAACTAATAGAAATTGAAGCGAAGTACGGTGTAAAAATTCTATATGCGGTTGAGTCTGGCAGCCGAGCCTGGGGATTCCCTTCAAAAGACAGCGATTATGATGTTCGATTTATCTACATTCATCTGCCTGAGTGGTATTTAGCCATCGATCCTCAAGGCATTGGACAAAAGCGTGATGTAATTGAAGAGCCGATTAACGATTTATTAGACATCAGTGGTTGGGAAATCACGAAAGCATTGCGTTTATTTAGAAAGAACAATCCCCCTCTCTTGGAATGGCTCAGAAGTGAGATTGTCTACTATCAACAGTACACGCTTATAGATAATATGCGAGCGCTAGAATCAGATGTATTTTATCCGAACTCGATGTTACATCATTACTTAAATATGGCAAAAAACAACTATCGTGAATATTTGCAAGGACGGGTAGTTCGTATCAAAAAATATTTTTACGTGCTTCGTCCGATTTTGGCTTGCCAGTGGATTGAAAAATATAATACGGCACCACCGATTAGTTTTCATGTCCTTTTAGAGGATTCATTAAAAGATGGTGAATTAAAGCATTCGATTGATCGATTATTAGAGCGAAAGTTGGCCGGAGATGAGTTTGATTTAGAACCTCGGATTACCGTCATTAACGAATTTGTAGAACGAGAAATTCAACGTTTTGAAGCATATGTGGAATCGCTGGACGTTCAAGTAAATGATCCAACGGCACAACTGAATGATTTATTTCGATATACGTTGCAAGAGGTTTGGGGATGA